The DNA sequence CCGCCAACTGACGAACGTCTGAAAGACATCAGCGACCTTTCGGATTCTTTTCAGCACACTGGCACCCACCAGCCTTTTTTTCGTTCATGATACGTTCAAAAATTGTAGATTTTCCTTTTTGAATAACATCCTGCTCAATATCGTCGGATGTATAGCCAAAACAATAGCATACGAGTTCTGACATAATCAAACTCCTTAAAGAAATTTTCCGATGAATGCATGATTTTCTCTGAATTGATTACGGCCAGGATGACGGCGATGTCAATTTTTGGCTCTGACGTCGGAAGGAATTTTTCAACACGCTGCTAAGGCTCTCATGCCGCAGCACGTGGACAAATCCCTTCTCCCAAGCATCCCCAAGCCAACGCCGTGCAAAAAGTAAAGACATCCTTTGGGCCTATCGCAGATCAGGGACGCCCGTGTAAGACGCGGTCGCCTGAGCGCTTACCCCACATGCCTTTGAGCGGTTACGCTTTTCTGAATTTCCGGCAGGTAAGCCTGTCGATGGTAGTAGTTCTTCCGAAAGAACACGGAGGATCAGGCTATCAAAATAGACGGTAATTGATTGATTTTACGAGGA is a window from the Desulfomicrobium apsheronum genome containing:
- a CDS encoding (2Fe-2S)-binding protein — encoded protein: MSELVCYCFGYTSDDIEQDVIQKGKSTIFERIMNEKKAGGCQCAEKNPKGR